One window of the Deltaproteobacteria bacterium genome contains the following:
- a CDS encoding glutamate synthase subunit alpha has protein sequence RVQVDGQLKTGRDLAIAALMGAEEFGFGTAVLVSLGCIMMRKCHLNTCPVGVATQDPVLRARFDGAVEHVARFFRFIAQDLREHMAMLGFRTVEEMVGRVDRLEVQPAVEHWKAKGLDFSDMLLPAGNGGSSPRHRVRRQEHEVGKALDHEIIALAKRAIEHREPVRIELPVRNVHRTVGAFLSGEITRRYGAGGLPDDTIDLTFLGSAGQSFGAFLAPGITMRVLGDANDYLGKGMSGGRIIVAPPKGATFLPHKNVIVGNVVLYGATGGEAYFHGIAGERFAVRNSGAKAVVEGVGDHGCEYMTGGVVVVLGPTGNNFAAGMSGGLAYVYDETELFDTRCNLDMVDVESVWQEEDVRRLRTLIESHYRFTGSQRAAQILENWESRLPLFVKIMPIEYRKSLERMRLEEDLNTESVSATEEVYRG, from the coding sequence CCGCGTGCAGGTCGACGGACAGCTCAAGACCGGGCGCGACCTGGCGATCGCGGCCCTGATGGGCGCGGAGGAGTTCGGGTTCGGCACGGCGGTGCTCGTCTCCCTGGGCTGCATCATGATGCGGAAGTGCCACCTGAACACTTGCCCGGTGGGGGTGGCGACGCAGGACCCGGTCCTGCGCGCCCGCTTCGACGGGGCGGTCGAGCACGTCGCGCGCTTCTTCCGTTTCATCGCGCAGGACCTGCGGGAGCACATGGCGATGCTGGGCTTCCGGACGGTGGAAGAGATGGTGGGGCGGGTCGACCGGCTCGAGGTGCAGCCGGCGGTCGAGCACTGGAAGGCGAAGGGGCTGGACTTCTCGGACATGCTCCTCCCGGCGGGGAACGGCGGGAGCAGCCCCAGGCACCGCGTGCGGCGGCAGGAGCACGAGGTGGGTAAGGCGCTCGACCACGAGATCATCGCCCTGGCGAAACGGGCGATCGAACACCGGGAGCCGGTGCGGATCGAGCTTCCCGTGCGCAACGTCCACCGGACGGTGGGAGCGTTCCTGTCGGGAGAGATCACCCGCCGGTACGGCGCGGGCGGGCTGCCGGACGACACGATCGACCTCACGTTCCTCGGGTCGGCGGGGCAGAGCTTCGGCGCCTTCCTGGCCCCCGGGATCACGATGCGCGTGCTCGGGGACGCCAACGACTACCTGGGCAAGGGGATGTCGGGAGGCCGGATCATCGTCGCGCCGCCGAAGGGGGCGACGTTCCTGCCGCACAAGAACGTGATCGTGGGCAACGTCGTCCTCTACGGAGCGACCGGGGGGGAGGCGTATTTCCACGGGATCGCCGGCGAACGGTTCGCCGTCCGCAACAGCGGCGCGAAGGCGGTCGTGGAGGGGGTCGGCGACCACGGGTGCGAATACATGACGGGAGGCGTCGTCGTGGTGCTGGGCCCCACGGGGAACAACTTCGCCGCGGGGATGAGCGGCGGGCTGGCGTACGTCTACGACGAGACGGAGCTGTTCGACACCCGGTGCAACCTGGACATGGTCGACGTGGAGAGCGTCTGGCAGGAGGAGGACGTCCGCCGGCTCCGCACGTTGATCGAGAGCCACTACCGGTTCACCGGGAGCCAGCGGGCGGCCCAGATCCTCGAGAACTGGGAATCCCGCCTGCCGCTGTTCGTCAAGATCATGCCGATCGAGTACCGGAAATCGCTGGAGCGGATGCGCCTGGAGGAGGACCTGAACACCGAGAGCGTCTCCGCCACCGAGGAGGTGTACCGTGGCTAA